A single window of Cytobacillus dafuensis DNA harbors:
- a CDS encoding CotO family spore coat protein, with the protein MLKKKQKAPLFYIQQPVIQLPVGNMQEIYSSKRAENKLTMPAAYSIEENTNLPSSKEESFSSEIEVSELKKAEMVIKDSEMVQEVIDSIEEKNINSSSFESKPKMKLTPSFKRLKSFKEMNNLERIDYLKEFPKQMPPVPCIFETEENSWRGIFVGKNDETIEIKLLDGKSKSIEIQALKEIRMVGFRR; encoded by the coding sequence ATGCTAAAAAAGAAACAAAAAGCTCCCTTATTTTATATTCAACAGCCTGTAATACAATTACCAGTAGGAAATATGCAGGAAATCTATTCAAGTAAAAGAGCTGAAAACAAATTAACAATGCCCGCCGCTTATTCAATAGAAGAAAATACAAATCTCCCTTCGTCAAAGGAAGAGAGTTTTAGTAGCGAAATAGAAGTAAGTGAGTTAAAAAAAGCTGAAATGGTGATCAAGGATAGTGAAATGGTTCAGGAAGTGATTGATTCTATTGAAGAAAAAAATATTAACTCTTCTTCATTTGAATCTAAGCCTAAGATGAAGCTTACTCCTTCTTTTAAACGACTCAAAAGCTTTAAAGAAATGAATAATTTAGAGCGGATTGATTATTTAAAAGAGTTTCCGAAGCAAATGCCGCCTGTTCCTTGTATTTTTGAAACAGAAGAGAATTCTTGGAGAGGAATTTTCGTAGGCAAAAACGATGAAACAATAGAAATAAAACTTCTTGATGGGAAAAGTAAATCCATTGAAATTCAAGCATTAAAAGAAATAAGAATGGTAGGGTTTAGAAGATAA
- the fabI gene encoding enoyl-ACP reductase FabI: MTLSLKGKTYVVMGVANKRSIAWGIARSLHLAGAQLIFTYAGERLENSVRELAESLEDANSLVLPCDVTCDEDIKKCFAEIKEQAGTIHGLAHCIAFANKEELQGDYMNTTRDGFLLAHNISSYSLTAVAKVAKDLMTEGGSIVTLTYLGGERAIKNYNVMGVAKASLDASVKYLASDLGKEGIRVNSISAGPIRTLSAKGVSDFNSILKEIEERSPLRRTTTPEEVGDTAVFLFSDLSRGITGENIHVDSGFHIL; the protein is encoded by the coding sequence ATGACTCTTTCATTAAAAGGAAAAACTTATGTTGTAATGGGTGTTGCGAATAAAAGAAGTATTGCATGGGGAATTGCGAGATCGCTTCATCTTGCTGGTGCACAATTAATTTTTACATATGCAGGCGAGCGTCTGGAGAATAGTGTACGTGAATTAGCTGAATCTCTAGAAGATGCCAATTCACTTGTTTTGCCATGTGATGTAACATGTGACGAAGATATTAAAAAATGCTTTGCAGAGATTAAAGAGCAGGCTGGAACGATACATGGTCTTGCACATTGTATTGCTTTTGCTAATAAGGAAGAATTGCAGGGCGATTATATGAATACAACGCGAGATGGCTTTTTACTAGCTCACAATATCAGTTCTTATTCATTAACTGCTGTTGCAAAGGTAGCAAAGGATTTAATGACAGAGGGTGGAAGCATTGTTACCTTAACATATCTTGGTGGCGAACGTGCAATCAAAAACTATAATGTTATGGGTGTTGCAAAAGCTTCCCTTGATGCAAGTGTAAAATACTTAGCGAGCGACCTAGGAAAAGAGGGTATCCGTGTCAATTCCATCTCAGCAGGTCCAATTCGCACGCTTTCTGCAAAAGGAGTTAGTGATTTCAACTCTATCTTAAAGGAAATCGAAGAACGCTCTCCTCTTCGTAGAACAACAACTCCAGAAGAGGTTGGAGATACAGCTGTTTTCTTATTCAGTGATTTGTCACGTGGTATTACTGGAGAAAATATTCACGTTGATTCAGGATTTCATATTCTTTAA
- a CDS encoding GTP pyrophosphokinase has product MKNWDQFLAPYKQAVEELKIKLKGMRKQFEQDATHSPIEFVTGRVKPIASILDKANQKGIPLDKLVTEMQDIAGLRMMCQFVDDIKMVVELLRNRNDFEIVEERDYISHKKVSGYRSYHVVIRYPVQTIKGEKKILVEIQIRTLAMNFWATIEHSLNYKYKGQFPEDIQMRLQRAAEAAFRLDEEMSLIRGEIQDAQAFFTRNKEHQQE; this is encoded by the coding sequence GTGAAGAATTGGGATCAATTTTTAGCTCCATATAAACAGGCGGTCGAGGAACTAAAGATTAAGTTAAAGGGAATGAGAAAACAATTTGAACAAGATGCAACTCATTCTCCAATAGAATTTGTTACTGGAAGGGTCAAGCCGATTGCAAGTATTTTGGATAAGGCAAATCAAAAAGGCATTCCATTAGATAAGCTAGTGACCGAGATGCAGGATATTGCAGGTTTACGGATGATGTGCCAGTTCGTGGATGATATTAAAATGGTAGTTGAGTTGCTAAGAAATCGTAATGACTTTGAGATTGTAGAAGAAAGAGATTACATTTCTCATAAAAAGGTTAGCGGCTACCGCTCTTATCATGTAGTCATTCGATACCCAGTCCAAACGATAAAAGGGGAAAAGAAGATTTTAGTAGAAATTCAAATTCGCACTTTAGCGATGAATTTTTGGGCAACAATCGAGCATTCTTTAAATTATAAATATAAAGGACAGTTCCCTGAAGATATTCAGATGAGACTTCAAAGGGCAGCTGAAGCGGCTTTTAGGCTTGATGAAGAGATGTCACTTATTCGTGGAGAAATCCAGGATGCACAGGCCTTCTTTACGAGAAATAAAGAACACCAGCAGGAATAA
- a CDS encoding lytic transglycosylase domain-containing protein: MNVEQLKVMLELQALKNFSSSSASGEKNPLFQKLLMGLLENQTLPSETIQDESAMVDEDFDFNLNKPLQTLNGPALPPASMTKISGSNQNFDEIIEQASELYQIPTKLLKSVIKQESNFNPNAISHAGASGLMQLMPETAKSLGVKNIFDPKENIFGGAKYLRQMLNKYDGNIDLALAAYNAGPGNVDKHGGIPPFRETKNYVQKIKNSYLA, from the coding sequence ATGAATGTTGAGCAATTGAAAGTAATGCTTGAACTGCAAGCATTAAAAAACTTTAGCAGCTCTTCAGCATCTGGAGAGAAAAATCCATTATTTCAGAAGCTGTTAATGGGTTTATTAGAAAATCAAACTCTTCCTTCAGAAACCATTCAAGATGAATCTGCAATGGTAGACGAAGATTTTGACTTTAATTTAAATAAACCACTTCAGACACTGAATGGACCAGCTTTACCTCCTGCAAGTATGACAAAGATTTCAGGATCTAATCAAAATTTTGATGAAATAATAGAGCAAGCCTCAGAGCTATACCAGATACCGACCAAGCTGTTAAAGTCCGTTATCAAGCAAGAATCGAACTTTAATCCTAATGCTATTAGTCATGCTGGGGCATCAGGTCTTATGCAGCTTATGCCGGAAACAGCAAAATCCCTTGGGGTTAAAAACATTTTTGATCCAAAAGAAAACATTTTTGGCGGTGCGAAATATTTACGTCAAATGCTTAATAAATATGATGGAAATATTGATTTAGCATTAGCTGCCTATAATGCTGGACCTGGAAATGTGGATAAGCATGGTGGCATTCCTCCTTTTAGAGAAACAAAGAACTATGTACAAAAAATAAAAAATTCCTATTTAGCATAA
- a CDS encoding CYTH domain-containing protein, translated as MSQNLEIEFKNIITKQEFEKLKNYFQLNNDLFFTQENHYFDTSEFALKQRGCALRIRLKDFKYELTLKQPYQDGLLETNEWIDPASVEKMFQTGEIINKPIRSLIEKMNIDPSHIQYFGSLTTNRAEREYENGLIVLDHSYYLNIEDFEIEYEVSNRQEGQSTFFTLLKQLNIPIRETDNKIKRFYNEKYNQQTHF; from the coding sequence TTGTCTCAAAACCTAGAAATTGAGTTTAAAAATATCATTACTAAACAGGAATTCGAAAAGTTAAAAAACTATTTTCAATTAAATAATGATCTCTTTTTCACACAAGAAAATCATTATTTTGATACTAGTGAATTTGCTTTAAAGCAACGAGGCTGCGCACTAAGAATTAGGCTAAAAGATTTTAAATATGAACTTACATTAAAGCAGCCTTATCAAGATGGGCTTTTAGAAACGAATGAATGGATTGATCCTGCATCTGTAGAAAAAATGTTTCAAACGGGAGAAATAATAAATAAGCCAATTCGAAGCCTAATAGAAAAAATGAATATCGATCCAAGTCATATTCAATATTTTGGTTCATTAACAACAAATCGAGCTGAACGAGAATATGAGAACGGATTAATTGTCTTGGACCATAGTTACTATTTAAATATAGAAGATTTTGAGATAGAATATGAAGTAAGTAACAGACAAGAAGGGCAAAGTACCTTTTTTACTTTACTCAAACAGTTAAATATACCTATACGTGAAACCGATAATAAAATTAAGCGCTTTTACAATGAAAAATATAATCAGCAAACTCACTTTTAA
- the mgtE gene encoding magnesium transporter: protein MDRKLLIDSLQNEDMEKFRDEFLDLHPYDQASFFKELDEETRERIYHYLSPEEMATLFENLEMGDDNYQDVLAEMTPNYAAEMISKMYVDDAVDVLNELEKDQVVSYLTIMDEEAAQEIKELLHYEEYTAGSIMTTDFISISANQTVRSAMYILKNEAPKAETIYYIYVLDDEKRLAGVISLRDLIVNDDDTMISEITNDRIVSVSVGDDQEEVARKIKDYNFLALPVVDFQNHLLGIITVDDVMDVMAEEASDDYSKLAAVSDMDTIDRSPLSAAKKRLPWLIILLYLGMGTASLAARFEATLEKAAILGAFITLIAGMAGNTGTQALAVVVRGIATGDLEKESRLKLILREAGTGLITGTICGILVTITIFIWKGNIFLGILVGISIFCTLIIATLAGAIIPLAMHKFKIDPAVASGPFITTINDIISILIYFSIANLFMNFLPK, encoded by the coding sequence ATGGATAGGAAATTATTAATCGATTCTTTACAAAATGAAGATATGGAAAAATTTCGAGATGAATTTTTAGATTTACACCCTTATGATCAAGCTTCATTTTTTAAGGAATTGGATGAGGAAACACGGGAAAGGATTTATCATTATCTTTCTCCTGAAGAGATGGCAACATTGTTTGAGAATCTAGAAATGGGTGACGATAACTATCAAGATGTTCTTGCAGAAATGACTCCAAATTATGCAGCTGAAATGATTTCTAAAATGTACGTTGATGATGCAGTTGACGTCTTAAATGAACTTGAAAAAGATCAGGTTGTCAGCTATTTAACGATCATGGATGAAGAGGCAGCACAGGAAATAAAAGAACTTCTTCACTATGAGGAATATACAGCCGGAAGTATTATGACAACAGATTTCATATCGATTTCTGCTAATCAAACGGTCCGATCTGCGATGTATATTCTAAAAAATGAAGCACCAAAAGCAGAAACCATTTATTATATTTATGTTTTAGATGATGAAAAAAGATTAGCTGGGGTTATTTCGCTAAGAGATTTAATTGTTAATGATGATGATACAATGATTTCAGAAATTACGAATGATCGTATTGTTTCCGTATCTGTAGGAGATGACCAGGAAGAAGTTGCTAGAAAAATTAAGGATTATAATTTTCTTGCACTGCCAGTTGTTGATTTTCAAAACCATCTTTTAGGAATTATTACTGTTGATGACGTAATGGATGTCATGGCGGAAGAAGCATCAGATGACTACTCGAAGCTTGCTGCCGTTTCAGACATGGATACGATCGACCGCAGTCCTTTATCGGCTGCAAAAAAGCGTCTGCCATGGTTGATAATCTTACTATATCTTGGGATGGGAACAGCAAGCCTTGCTGCGCGATTCGAAGCGACATTAGAAAAAGCGGCTATTTTAGGTGCGTTTATTACACTAATTGCTGGCATGGCTGGTAATACTGGTACACAAGCGTTAGCGGTTGTTGTCCGTGGAATCGCGACTGGTGATTTAGAAAAAGAAAGCAGACTCAAATTAATTCTTAGGGAAGCTGGTACAGGGCTAATTACAGGGACGATATGTGGAATTCTTGTTACGATCACCATTTTTATTTGGAAAGGTAATATATTTCTGGGAATTCTAGTTGGGATTTCGATTTTTTGTACTTTGATTATTGCAACTTTAGCTGGAGCCATTATTCCATTAGCTATGCATAAATTCAAAATTGATCCAGCGGTTGCATCGGGTCCATTTATCACAACAATCAATGATATTATCAGTATTTTAATTTACTTTAGCATCGCAAATTTATTTATGAACTTTTTACCAAAGTAG
- a CDS encoding NAD kinase: MKFAITSKGDNKSNALMHKMKTYLLDFDLIYDEEQPDIVVSIGGDGTLLYAFHRYTGRLDKTAFVGIHTGHLGFYADWVPEEIEKLVIAIAKTPFQVSEYPLLEVIIRYQHGGRETRYLALNESTVKAVDATLVMDVEIRSQHFERFRGDGLCVSTPSGSTAYNKALGGAILHPSLSAIQIAEMASINNKVFRTVGSPLVLPAHHTCMLKPVNQPDFQITIDHLTLLHKDVKSIQFRVADEKIRFARFRPFPFWKRVHDSFVAD, from the coding sequence ATGAAATTTGCCATTACCTCAAAAGGCGATAATAAATCAAATGCACTCATGCATAAAATGAAAACTTATTTATTGGATTTTGATCTTATTTATGATGAAGAGCAGCCTGATATTGTCGTCTCTATTGGCGGGGATGGTACTTTATTGTACGCCTTTCACCGCTATACTGGTCGTCTGGACAAAACGGCTTTTGTCGGGATTCATACAGGACATCTTGGGTTTTATGCGGATTGGGTACCAGAAGAAATTGAGAAGCTTGTCATTGCTATCGCCAAGACTCCCTTTCAGGTAAGTGAATACCCCCTGCTTGAGGTTATTATTAGATACCAGCATGGAGGTAGAGAAACTAGATATCTAGCTTTGAATGAATCCACTGTAAAAGCAGTAGACGCTACCCTTGTTATGGATGTAGAAATTCGAAGTCAACATTTTGAACGGTTTAGAGGAGATGGACTTTGCGTTTCAACTCCTTCTGGAAGTACTGCTTATAATAAAGCATTAGGAGGAGCGATTTTGCATCCATCCCTATCTGCCATTCAAATTGCTGAAATGGCTTCTATCAATAATAAAGTCTTCCGGACAGTCGGATCTCCGCTCGTTCTTCCAGCTCACCATACTTGTATGCTTAAGCCGGTGAACCAGCCAGACTTTCAAATTACGATCGATCATCTAACTCTGCTCCATAAGGATGTGAAATCTATTCAATTCCGAGTGGCCGATGAAAAAATCCGATTCGCGCGCTTCCGTCCATTTCCATTCTGGAAAAGAGTCCATGACTCATTCGTTGCGGATTAA
- a CDS encoding globin domain-containing protein, producing MVEKMHTPFDAIGEEALHLLVEKFYHRVGQHPDLAPIFPSDLTETARKQKQFLTQYLGGPPLYTSEHGHPMLRARHMPFEITETRARAWLLCMKEAMDEVGLDGQVREDFYSRLFLTAQHMINTSENELMKGENL from the coding sequence ATGGTCGAGAAAATGCATACACCTTTCGACGCGATCGGAGAGGAAGCACTTCATCTTCTTGTAGAAAAATTTTATCATCGCGTGGGGCAACATCCTGATCTCGCTCCAATTTTTCCAAGTGATTTAACGGAAACAGCCAGAAAGCAAAAACAATTTTTGACTCAGTATCTAGGAGGACCACCTTTATATACATCTGAGCATGGCCATCCCATGCTACGTGCCCGACATATGCCTTTTGAAATAACAGAGACTAGAGCAAGAGCATGGCTTTTATGTATGAAAGAAGCAATGGATGAAGTTGGACTTGATGGGCAAGTTAGAGAAGACTTTTATTCCAGACTCTTTTTAACAGCACAGCATATGATTAACACATCTGAAAATGAATTGATGAAAGGTGAGAACTTGTGA
- a CDS encoding CotY/CotZ family spore coat protein: MGCGKKDDFKGNSNSCVCEVVRAIKNIQDNAEEVCECPSNCFLEPLGAISPTSNRKNSHPDTRVFVLKTADGSPFHAFFKGNDHACVSIFFRVEDVFDNCCAVLRVLEPIHRKPGPDRTVNLADDCCIDLKKVCEVDHFRSTNDCVTVDLKCFCAVQCIADVDLDICE; encoded by the coding sequence ATGGGTTGTGGAAAAAAAGACGACTTCAAAGGCAATAGCAATAGCTGTGTATGTGAAGTAGTTCGTGCGATAAAAAATATTCAGGATAATGCAGAAGAAGTATGTGAATGTCCTTCTAACTGTTTTCTAGAACCTCTTGGAGCTATCTCACCTACTTCTAACAGAAAAAATTCTCACCCAGATACTCGTGTTTTTGTTTTAAAGACAGCAGATGGTTCGCCATTCCATGCGTTCTTCAAAGGAAATGACCATGCATGTGTCTCTATCTTCTTCCGCGTAGAAGATGTATTTGACAACTGCTGTGCAGTGCTTCGAGTTCTAGAACCAATACATCGGAAACCTGGACCAGATAGAACGGTGAATTTAGCGGATGATTGCTGCATTGATTTGAAAAAAGTCTGTGAAGTTGACCATTTCCGTAGTACAAATGACTGTGTAACAGTTGATTTGAAATGCTTCTGCGCTGTTCAATGTATCGCCGACGTCGATTTAGATATCTGTGAGTAA
- a CDS encoding DUF1360 domain-containing protein, with product MDLSFMELMILALASFRLTRLMVYDKITEFIRRPFFDEREEKNEVGDMEVYIIPKDRGIRGFFGELLSCYWCTGVWTSIILYLLYFFFYTIAVPIMIVLSVAGLAAIIETIVQKLLNE from the coding sequence TTGGATTTATCATTTATGGAACTTATGATTTTAGCTTTAGCAAGCTTTCGCCTTACCAGGTTAATGGTATATGACAAAATTACTGAATTTATTAGAAGGCCATTTTTTGATGAAAGAGAAGAAAAGAATGAAGTAGGTGATATGGAAGTATATATCATTCCGAAAGATAGGGGCATTCGTGGATTTTTCGGAGAATTGCTTAGCTGTTATTGGTGTACTGGTGTGTGGACTTCTATTATTTTGTATTTATTATATTTTTTCTTTTATACAATTGCTGTCCCAATAATGATCGTTTTGTCCGTTGCAGGTCTAGCAGCGATAATCGAAACAATTGTCCAAAAATTGTTAAATGAATAA
- a CDS encoding RluA family pseudouridine synthase → MSRFQLKWKITSNDENKLIKDFLKEKEISKTALTDIKFKGGSISVNDKEETVRYTLKRGDVLVIKFPEEMPSEGVKGEKIPLDILYEDDYVIVVNKQAGMSTIPSREHPTGSLANALIGYYEQIGLKATTHIVTRLDRDTSGIVLVAKHRHVHHLLSEQQRHGTINREYEALAEGIIVADQGVIEQPIARKSDSIIEREVSLTGQYACTRFKVIRRLALFTHLRLKLETGRTHQIRVHLSHLGYPLIGDNLYGGNADLITRQALHCCMLSFYHPFLEKNLFFKQELPIDMMQLL, encoded by the coding sequence ATGTCAAGATTTCAATTGAAGTGGAAAATTACCTCCAATGATGAAAATAAACTCATTAAAGACTTTTTGAAAGAAAAGGAAATTTCAAAAACGGCTTTGACGGATATTAAATTTAAAGGTGGTAGTATTTCCGTAAATGATAAAGAAGAAACGGTAAGATACACTCTAAAACGAGGTGACGTTTTAGTTATTAAGTTCCCTGAGGAAATGCCGAGTGAAGGAGTAAAAGGCGAGAAAATTCCATTAGATATTTTGTATGAAGATGATTATGTAATCGTTGTGAATAAACAAGCAGGTATGAGTACGATTCCTTCAAGGGAGCATCCAACGGGCAGCCTAGCAAATGCTCTAATCGGTTATTACGAACAAATTGGGTTAAAGGCTACAACACATATTGTGACAAGACTTGATCGTGATACGTCTGGAATTGTTCTTGTAGCCAAACATCGTCATGTTCATCATCTTTTAAGTGAGCAGCAAAGACACGGTACAATAAATAGGGAGTACGAAGCATTAGCTGAGGGCATCATAGTAGCAGATCAAGGTGTAATCGAGCAGCCAATTGCTCGAAAAAGTGACAGTATTATTGAAAGAGAAGTCAGTCTAACTGGGCAGTATGCTTGTACACGCTTTAAGGTAATTCGCCGTTTGGCTTTATTTACCCATTTAAGATTGAAGCTTGAGACGGGACGTACCCATCAAATCCGTGTTCATTTGTCTCATCTAGGGTATCCCTTAATTGGTGACAACCTATATGGGGGAAATGCAGACTTGATTACTCGACAGGCCTTGCATTGCTGTATGCTTTCGTTTTATCATCCATTTTTAGAGAAAAATTTATTTTTCAAGCAAGAATTGCCAATTGATATGATGCAATTGCTTTGA
- the prpE gene encoding bis(5'-nucleosyl)-tetraphosphatase PrpE, which produces MKLDIIGDIHGCFDEFQELTLQLGYDWGKGYPIHPDTRKLAYVGDLTDRGPQSLKVTEIVCKLVKESLAYYVPGNHCNKLYRFFLGNKVQLTHGLETTASEYDSLDEKSKHTIRKNYMKLYENASLYEVLDDGKLVIAHAGIRQDYIGQYSAKVKTFVLYGDITGEKNPDGSPVRRDWAKQYRGDAIIVYGHTPVKEVRIVNNTYNIDTGAVFGNKLTALKYPEMEFVSVSSSMPFVEEKFRKF; this is translated from the coding sequence ATGAAGCTTGATATTATCGGTGATATCCATGGCTGCTTTGATGAATTTCAGGAACTCACCCTTCAACTTGGCTATGATTGGGGAAAGGGATATCCCATTCATCCAGATACTAGAAAATTAGCCTATGTAGGTGATTTAACGGATCGGGGGCCCCAATCACTAAAGGTAACTGAAATCGTTTGTAAGCTTGTCAAAGAATCATTAGCCTATTACGTACCAGGTAACCATTGCAATAAGCTTTATCGTTTCTTTTTAGGGAATAAGGTACAGCTGACCCATGGCTTAGAAACAACAGCTTCTGAGTATGATTCATTGGATGAAAAAAGCAAACACACAATCCGTAAAAATTATATGAAACTATATGAAAATGCGTCTCTTTATGAGGTTTTAGATGATGGAAAGCTAGTTATTGCCCATGCAGGCATTCGCCAAGACTATATTGGTCAATACTCTGCGAAAGTCAAAACCTTTGTTCTTTATGGGGATATAACTGGAGAAAAAAATCCAGACGGCTCTCCGGTTCGTCGTGACTGGGCTAAGCAATACAGGGGGGATGCAATAATTGTATATGGACATACTCCTGTAAAGGAAGTTCGAATCGTTAATAATACGTATAATATCGATACAGGAGCCGTTTTCGGCAATAAATTAACCGCTCTAAAGTATCCTGAGATGGAATTCGTATCAGTTTCATCAAGTATGCCGTTTGTGGAGGAGAAGTTTCGTAAATTTTAA
- a CDS encoding monovalent cation:proton antiporter family protein: protein MEEHGVSVASLVIVIIIAFLTPIILYRFKLNFIPVVVAEILMGLVIGKSGFDIVHPDMWLETLSTLGFIFLMFLSGLEIDFSAFTGNKKREMLSSGKLEPNSFLVSSIIFAGIFIISLGLSYLFVWAGFIDNAFLMMLIISTISLGVVVPTLKEAHLMKTAIGQIILLVAVIADLVTMILLAVFVSLYDSGEGNVWLLLILFAAGVLLYFIGRRFKNRKFIESMRAGTVQIGTRAVFTLIIFLVALSESVGAENILGAFLAGVLVSLLALNQEMVHKLDSFGYGFFIPIFFVMVGVDLNIWSLLSDKKLLMLIPLLLIGLLLSKLIPVYFLKRWYDIKTVIASGFLLTSTLSLVIASATIGERLGVITAEMSGTLILVAVITSVFTPVVFKKLFPREANAEKKLKVAFIGANQLTLPVYRELNSSHFEATLYHKKQEKSDKNIADSLFEIIELDNYSFENLEEKELYKSDIMVISTGDEELNAALAIAFKGKGVERVICRLESPDLQENMKEFDIEVFSVLLSQKTLLRALIESPSIMDILTNQEHALYEIELLNNQFQGMTLREFPFTGDVIFVRIFRGHDSIVPHGDTELQMNDRLIVTGTKEYVDELKRELEFCENC, encoded by the coding sequence ATGGAAGAACATGGAGTTTCTGTTGCTTCTCTTGTCATTGTTATTATCATTGCTTTTTTAACACCAATTATATTGTATCGTTTTAAACTGAATTTTATCCCTGTTGTTGTGGCTGAAATATTAATGGGTCTAGTAATAGGTAAAAGCGGATTCGATATTGTACATCCAGATATGTGGCTTGAAACCCTAAGTACATTAGGTTTTATTTTTCTAATGTTTCTAAGTGGCTTAGAAATTGACTTTTCTGCGTTTACCGGCAATAAAAAGCGCGAGATGCTGTCAAGCGGAAAATTAGAACCGAATTCCTTTTTGGTTTCGTCAATTATTTTTGCAGGCATATTTATTATTTCATTAGGCTTATCTTATTTGTTTGTATGGGCTGGATTTATTGACAATGCATTTTTAATGATGTTAATAATATCTACAATATCATTAGGGGTTGTTGTCCCTACTTTAAAAGAAGCTCATCTTATGAAAACCGCCATTGGTCAAATCATCTTGTTAGTTGCAGTTATCGCCGATCTTGTTACGATGATTTTATTGGCTGTATTTGTTTCATTATATGATAGCGGTGAAGGAAACGTATGGCTGCTGCTTATCCTTTTTGCAGCAGGAGTGCTTCTCTATTTTATCGGTAGAAGGTTTAAAAATCGTAAATTTATTGAATCTATGCGGGCGGGTACTGTTCAAATTGGAACAAGAGCCGTATTTACACTTATTATCTTTCTCGTAGCCCTATCTGAATCAGTCGGTGCAGAAAATATTTTAGGTGCTTTTCTAGCAGGTGTTCTTGTTTCTCTACTAGCACTGAATCAAGAGATGGTCCATAAGCTAGATTCGTTTGGCTACGGTTTTTTTATCCCGATATTCTTTGTTATGGTTGGAGTAGATTTAAACATTTGGTCCTTATTGAGTGATAAAAAATTATTAATGCTCATTCCGCTTTTACTTATTGGATTACTTTTGTCCAAGTTAATTCCTGTTTATTTCCTAAAGAGATGGTATGACATAAAAACCGTTATTGCTTCCGGTTTTTTATTAACCTCTACATTGTCACTCGTTATTGCATCTGCAACAATAGGAGAAAGATTAGGCGTTATAACAGCTGAAATGAGTGGAACATTAATTCTTGTTGCGGTTATTACGAGTGTTTTTACACCTGTAGTTTTTAAAAAGCTTTTTCCAAGAGAGGCTAATGCAGAGAAGAAATTGAAGGTAGCTTTTATTGGCGCAAATCAGTTGACGCTGCCTGTTTATCGAGAACTCAACTCAAGCCATTTTGAAGCGACTCTATATCATAAAAAACAGGAGAAGTCAGATAAAAATATCGCAGATTCCTTATTCGAAATTATCGAATTAGATAATTATTCTTTCGAAAATCTTGAAGAGAAGGAATTATATAAATCAGATATCATGGTCATCTCTACTGGTGATGAAGAATTAAATGCAGCGCTAGCAATTGCTTTTAAAGGAAAAGGTGTTGAGCGTGTCATTTGCCGGCTTGAAAGCCCTGATTTACAGGAAAATATGAAAGAATTTGATATAGAAGTGTTCTCTGTACTACTGTCACAGAAAACATTGCTCAGAGCATTAATTGAATCCCCAAGCATCATGGACATATTAACCAATCAAGAACATGCTTTGTATGAAATTGAATTATTAAATAATCAATTTCAAGGGATGACTTTAAGGGAGTTTCCTTTTACAGGGGATGTTATTTTTGTAAGAATTTTCAGAGGTCATGACTCAATTGTTCCTCATGGGGATACAGAGCTTCAAATGAATGATAGGCTGATCGTTACTGGTACGAAAGAATATGTTGATGAATTGAAAAGGGAACTTGAGTTTTGTGAAAACTGTTAA
- a CDS encoding UPF0738 family protein has product MMKKKMLIIDIVYNENLNEVELVAEDGLSIKDIIPMEQMLVDSDNLSFIYITDQNDDYLYVSIPDTIWVQLKRAIDLNMSVFLSDRQERKHLPGFIEELSYLIENIKGNSNYGESMVEKVESTF; this is encoded by the coding sequence ATGATGAAAAAGAAAATGTTAATTATTGATATTGTATATAATGAGAATCTAAATGAGGTTGAACTTGTAGCGGAAGATGGTCTCTCCATAAAAGATATAATACCTATGGAGCAAATGTTAGTTGATTCGGATAACCTTTCGTTTATTTACATAACAGATCAGAATGATGATTATTTATATGTATCAATTCCTGATACTATTTGGGTTCAGCTAAAGAGGGCCATTGACTTAAATATGTCAGTATTTTTGAGTGATCGACAGGAACGTAAGCATCTTCCAGGGTTTATTGAGGAATTAAGCTATTTGATTGAGAATATAAAGGGAAATAGTAATTACGGAGAGTCAATGGTCGAAAAAGTAGAAAGTACTTTCTAA